Genomic window (Roseivirga sp. 4D4):
GCTTATCCACTGCTAGCTGTTCTGGTTGGTATCTATGTAAGCCAAATCAAGGCAGACTGGCTCAACAATCTTGGGAACAGAATTGGCTTAATTGCTTATTCCATATTGATGATTGGCTTCCCTGTAGGAATTTATTTTGGCATACAGGGAGATAAAACAATCTATGGACTTACTGACCTAAGCTTCTACTTTATAGTCCTGAGTATTTCAGGCGCACTCATGCTCTTCTACGCCTTTGTTAAAAGAAATATTGAAGTAGTGTTGAGAATCAATATTACTTCTTGGATTGTGGTGATCATTCTTTTCTTTCATCTCATTTTTCCGAAAGTTGATGCCGAGAATCCAGTAAGCAAGTTGGTGCCGCAAATGGACACAACGGCCAAAATCATTTCATATCAAAGGCTGAATGCTGCATTCGTTTTCGAATTGGAGCGAGAGATTACCCGATTTACGGAATTGGCGGAAATACAAGCAACAATGCTTCAGCATGAAAAAGGCTACATTATTTCAAGAACTAACCATCGAGAAGACTTAGAGCAGATACCGGGTGTTCAATATGTTTCAGAAGCCAGAGATTTGTTTGAGAATCCTACCACTTTGATTATGATGTGGGACAGAACGAAAGAGTAGCCTGTTATTTCCTCAATAAGCCTTTTTGCAGCTTCTGATTATCAACCTGATTGCGCATCAAATAAACAGCTAAAACAACCGCTAATACTCCAAAGAGACTTCCGACATATACATCTCTGGCAAAATGCTGGATAAGATAGATTCTGGAAATGCCTACCAAAACGGCCGTTACAAAGCATAGTACTTTTAAGGCTTTGCTCTTAACAAGTAGAACCAAGAAGAAAAACAGTACAAAACCTGAAGCTGTATGACCCGAAGGAAAGCTATCATAGCCCCGGACAGTTACACCCTCTACGAAGTTCAATGTATCAATTTGATCTGCAAAGAAGGTTTTAGGACGAGGCTCACCTGCCGAAAGCCATTGTTTGAAAATATGTACAAAGACGGTTTGAAGCGCTATGGCAATCAACAAGGTCAGGAATTCATAGTAGTTAATAAAAAGGAGTATAAGCCCCAAAACACCTAAAATCGCTCCATCACCTAGATAAGTCCAGTATTTAAAGAACACATCCCAAAATGGTGTATGCCGATCGTTTAGCCATAGTACGATATCACCATGA
Coding sequences:
- a CDS encoding phosphatase PAP2 family protein; this encodes MKHRELFGKQVNWLTAIYFLIFGVLLVLTAHGDIVLWLNDRHTPFWDVFFKYWTYLGDGAILGVLGLILLFINYYEFLTLLIAIALQTVFVHIFKQWLSAGEPRPKTFFADQIDTLNFVEGVTVRGYDSFPSGHTASGFVLFFFLVLLVKSKALKVLCFVTAVLVGISRIYLIQHFARDVYVGSLFGVLAVVLAVYLMRNQVDNQKLQKGLLRK